A window of Puntigrus tetrazona isolate hp1 chromosome 11, ASM1883169v1, whole genome shotgun sequence contains these coding sequences:
- the opn6a gene encoding opsin 6, group member a has protein sequence MSAHSPLQVANIPWRNNNFSLMSRDPPLSDQGETIIGVYLLVLGWLSWFGNSIVIFVLFKQRSSLQPTDYLTLNLAVSDASISVFGYSRGILEIFNIFRDNGYLITSVWTCQVDGFFTLVFGLGSINTLTVISISRYIKGCHPNKAHCITNATVLSSVIFIWTGAVFWSGAPILGWGSYTDRGYGTCEIDWVKANYSTIHKSYIISILIFCFFIPVLIMLFSYISIINTVKRGNAMSAEGDLTDRQRKIERDVTIVSIVICTAFILAWSPYAVVSMWSAWGFHVPSLTSIFTRLFAKSASFYNPLIYFGLSSKFRRDVNVLLPCGGEARDGVKLKRFKKIKGRADGQRLRAEENRDLQKNQRKYAPADPAPSPDSGVGSHLETPPPAAQQVFFIDAPEPESQCDRL, from the exons ATGTCTGCCCACAGCCCGCTTCAGGTGGCCAACATCCCCTGGAGGAACAACAACTTCAGCCTGATGAGCCGCGACCCGCCGCTGTCCGACCAGGGAGAGACCATCATCGGCGTCTACCTGCTCGTCCTGG GCTGGTTGTcgtggttcgggaacagcatcGTGATCTTCGTTCTGTTCAAGCAGAGATCTTCTCTCCAGCCCACAGACTACCTGACGCTCAACCTGGCCGTCTCTGACGCCAGCATCTCTGTGTTCGGATACTCCCGAGGAATCCTGGAGATCTTCAACATCTTCAGGGACAACGGATACCTCATCACCTCCGTCTGGACCTGCCAG gtggaCGGCTTCTTCACGCTGGTCTTTGGTCTGGGGAGCATCAACACTCTGACCGTCATCAGCATCAGCAGATACATCAAGGGCTGTCACCCTAATAAAG ctCACTGCATCACTAACGCCACCGTGCTCAGCTCTGTGATCTTCATCTGGACAGGAGCCGTGTTCTGGTCCGGAGCCCCGATCCTCGGCTGGGGAAGCTACACGG ACCGTGGATACGGCACCTGTGAGATCGACTGGGTCAAAGCCAACTACTCCACCATCCACAAATCCTACATCATCTCCATCCTCATCTTCTGCTTCTTCATCCCCGTCCTGATCATGCTCTTCTCGTACATCTCCATCATCAACACGGTGAAGAGAGGGAACGCCATGTCAGCCGAAGGAGACCTGACCGACCGGCAGCGCAAGATCGAGAGAGACGTCACCATC GTGTCTATCGTGATCTGCACAGCGTTCATCCTGGCCTGGTCTCCGTACGCCGTGGTGTCGATGTGGTCAGCCTGGGGTTTCCACGTCCCGAGCCTCACCAGCATCTTCACGCGGCTCTTCGCCAAATCCGCCAGCTTCTACAACCCCCTGATCTACTTCGGCCTGAGCTCCAAGTTCCGGCGGGACGTGAACGTGCTGCTGCCGTGCGGAGGAGAGGCCCGGGACGGCGTCAAGCTCAAGCGCTTCAAGAAGATCAAGGGCAGGGCGGACGGCCAGAGACTCCGAGCCGAGGAGAACCGAGACCTACAGAAGAACCAGAGGAAGTACGCCCCGGCCGACCCCGCCCCCAGCCCCGACTCAGGTGTGGGCAGTCACCTGGAGACTCCGCCCCCTGCGGCTCAGCAGGTGTTCTTCATCGACGCACCTGAACCTGAGTCCCAGTGCGACCGGCTCTAG
- the strn gene encoding LOW QUALITY PROTEIN: striatin (The sequence of the model RefSeq protein was modified relative to this genomic sequence to represent the inferred CDS: inserted 2 bases in 1 codon), whose protein sequence is MDEQAGPGVFFNNNNNSVLPGGAKAPQPGDGGGGGETARAQYSIPGILHFLQHEWARFEVERAQWEVERAELQAQIAFLQGERKGQENLKKDLVRRIKMLEYALKQERAKYHKLKYGTELNQETXEAPSYDSDEGNENEALPEPPNSQLSWKQGRQLLRQYLQEVGYTDTILDVKSQRVKALLGLAGDSGERPGDKRSEPMVNGTEPSSLKDSTTTMIGKAEMSDSATVLEAFKFIEKAAAEFSDEDDDEDSEGQNKTIMDLTTMVRRKVSPSPSSSSADMSDDLDTEEVLKGFDFLANSEDMEGPSEALSSGERADWEKEEQSPSESWDVDEGLISKLKEQYKKERKGKKGVKRPNRCKLQDMLANLRDAEDLSSIQPPVAPPVRPSLPRLNEHPLGRTDEVEALTFPPSSGKSFIMGTDETLESELGLGELAGLTVANEAENLSYDITNNKDALRKTWNPKFTLRNHFDSIRGLAFHPIEPVLITASEDHTLKMWNLQKTAPTKKCAALDVEPIYTFRAHRGPVLCVVMSSSGDQCFSGGLDGTIQCWNTPNPNIDPYDSYEPSVLRGALSGHSDAVWGLVYSSAHHRLLSCSADGTVRLWSAADTSPAIAVFNEDRELGVPSSVDLVCSDPAHMVTAFTNGRMGIFNMETRQLVLELESLAAGKPDAPCQINKVLSHPTLPITITAQEDRHIRFYDNNTGKLIHSMVAHLDAVTSLAVDPNGLYLMSGSHDCSVRLWNMESKTCIQEFTAHRKKFDESINDVAFHPTKCYIGSAGADALAKVFV, encoded by the exons GCTCAGATTGCGTTCCTGCAGGGCGAGAGGAAAGGCCAGGAGAACCTGAAGAAGGATCTGGTGAGACGGATAAAGATGCTGGAATATGCCCTGAAGCAGGAGCG GGCCAAATACCACAAGCTGAAGTACGGGACGGAGCTGAACCAGGAGAC TGAAGCCCCCAGCTACGACTCAG aTGAGGGCAACGAGAACGAGGCTCTTCCTGAACCGCCAAACAGTCAACTGAGCTGGAAACAGGGACGCCAGCTGCTGAGACa GTACCTGCAGGAGGTGGGCTACACCGACACTATCCTGGATGTGAAGTCTCAGCGGGTCAAAGCGCTGCTCGGACTGGCCGGAGACAGCGGAGAGAGACCCGGAGACAAGAGGAGCGAGCCCATGGTGAACGGGACCGAGCCGTCCTCGCTGAAGGACAGCACCACCACCATGATCGG GAAAGCGGAGATGTCGGACTCGGCCACGGTGCTGGAAGCCTTCAAGTTCATCGAGAAAGCCGCCGCTGAGTTCAGTGACGAAGACGATGACGAGGACAGCGAGGGACAGAACAAGACCATCATGGACCTCACCACC ATGGTGAGGAGGAAGGTGTCTCCGtctccctcctcttcctcggCTGACATGAGCGACGACTTGGACACGGAGGAGGTTCTGAAGGGCTTTGACTTTCTGGCTAACAGCGAGGACATGGAGGGCCCGTCTGAAGCGCTGTCCTCCGGAGAGAGAGCCGACTGGG AGAAGGAAGAGCAGAGCCCCTCAGAGTCCTGGGACGTGGATGAGGGCCTGATCTCTAAACTCAAGGAACAGTACAAGAAGGAGCGCAAGGGCAAGAAAGGGGTGAAGA GGCCGAACCGCTGTAAGCTGCAGGACATGCTGGCTAACCTGCGCGACGCCGAGGATCTGTCGTCCATCCAGCCTCCGGTGGCTCCTCCGGTCCGCCCCAGCCTGCCCCGACTCAACGAGCATCCTCTGGGACGCACCGATGAGG TCGAAGCCCTGACGTTCCCCCCGTCCTCGGGGAAGTCCTTCATCATGGGGACAGACGAGACGCTGGAGAGCGAGCTGGGTCTGGGAGAACTGGCCGGACTCACCGTGGCCAACGAGGCCGAGAACCTGTCCTACGAC ATCACTAATAATAAAGACGCCCTGCGGAAGACGTGGAACCCCAAGTTCACACTCAGAAACCACTTCGATTCGATCCGAGGTCTAGCGTTTCACCCCATCGAGCCGGTCCTGATCACTGCGTCTGAAGATCACACGCTCAAGATGTGGAACCTGCAGAAAACCGCCCCCACCAAGAA GTGTGCCGCTCTGGATGTGGAGCCCATCTACACCTTCAGGGCTCACAG GGGTCCGGTTCTGTGTGTGGTGATGAGCTCCAGCGGTGATCAGTGTTTTAGCGGCGGTCTGGACGGGACCATTCAGTGCTGGAACACACCGAACCCCAACATTGATCCGTACGACTCATACG agccGTCGGTGCTGCGGGGGGCTCTGTCTGGACACTCGGATGCGGTCTGGGGTTTGGTGTACAGCTCGGCTCATCACAGACTGCTGTCCTGCTCCGCTGACGGGACGGTGAGGCTCTGGAGCGCAGCAGACACCTCGCCAGCCATCGCCGTCTTCAACGAGGACAGAG AGCTGGGCGTGCCGTCGTCGGTGGATCTGGTGTGCAGCGACCCGGCTCACATGGTCACGGCCTTCACTAACGGCAGGATGGGCATCTTCAACATGGAGACCCGACAGCTGGTGCTGGAGCTCGAGTCGCTAGCCGCCGGAAAACCCG atGCGCCGTGTCAGATTAATAAGGTTCTCAGTCACCCGACGCTGCCCATCACCATCACAGCTCAGGAGGACCGACACATCCGATTCTACGACAATAACACAG GCAAGTTGATTCACTCTATGGTTGCTCACCTGGACGCTGTCACCAGTCTTGCGGTGGATCCTAACGGCCTCTATCTGATGTCTGGTA GTCACGACTGCTCGGTGCGTCTGTGGAACATGGAGAGCAAGACCTGCATCCAGGAGTTCACGGCCCACAGGAAGAAGTTCGACGAGTCCATCAACGACGTGGCGTTCCACCCCACCAAGTGCTACATCGGCAGCGCTGGAGCCGACGCCCTCGCCAAAGTCTTCGTATGA